In Denticeps clupeoides chromosome 1, fDenClu1.1, whole genome shotgun sequence, a single window of DNA contains:
- the LOC114784351 gene encoding gephyrin-like isoform X2, producing the protein MAADGMILTNHELQVRVGILTVSDSCFRNLAEDRSGVNLKDLVHDPSLLGGIIAAYKIVPDEIDEIKETLVDWCDDKELNLILTTGGTGFAPRDVTPEATREVIEREAPGMALAMLMGSLNVTPLGMLSRPVCGIRGKTLIINLPGSKKGSQECFQFILPALPHAIDLLRDAVVRVKEVHNALGDLPSPPPPLSPLPPVTSPHKQMEDKGVQCEEEDEEKKDSGVASTEDSGSSHITAAAIAAKSMKPTSSYAAVMGKGGQSTPGLLPRPPAHFTCCCGDQSIPDSIISRGVQVLPRDTASLSTTPSESPRAQPSRFSTASCPTPKASRREFRANLDEVITLKSRYSTLDQLHSRLEGLRTERRGHRTFDSRVQSRCGSKENILRSSHSAVDITKVARRHRMSPFPLTSMDKAFITVLEMTAVLGTEIINYRGLRAAEPSLALHHKTVWPLPGLDWKKAPQSATLGPKSNKRGVAHASPPPWHHTDGMGRVLAQDVYAKDNLPPFPASVKDGYAVRAADGPGDRFIIGESQAGEQPTHTVMPGQVMRVTTGAPIPCGADAVVQVEDTELLRESEDGTEELEVRILVQARPGQDIRPIGHDIKRGECVLAKGTHMGPSEIGLLATVGVTEVEVQKFPVVAVMSTGNELLNPEDDLHPGKIRDSNRSTLLATIQEHGYPTINLGIVGDNPDDLLNALNEGISRADVIITSGGVSMGEKDYLKQVLDIDLHAQIHFGRVFMKPGLPTTFATLDTDGARKLIFALPGNFTFRDTGPTLLEAPSMSDSEASRQPVIPPPRGSNPVSAVVTCNLFVIPALRKMQGILDPRPTIIKARLSCDVKLDPRPEYHRCILTWHHQEPLPWAQSTGNQMSSRLMSMRSANGLLMLPPKTEQYVELHKGEVVDVMVIGRL; encoded by the exons GCTTGGCGGCATCATTGCTGCATACAAAATCGTCCCTGATGAGATCGATGAGATAAAG GAGACACTGGTGGACTGGTGTGATGATAAGGAGCTCAACCTCATCCTGACCACTGGAGGCACCGGCTTCGCCCCGCGGGATGTCACTCCGGAG gccACCAGAGAAGTGATTGAGAGGGAGGCTCCAGGAATGGCCCTCGCTATGCTGATGGGTTCTCTTAATGTTACACCCCTCGGCATGCTGTCCAG GCCGGTGTGTGGAATCAGAGGGAAAACCCTCATCATTAATCTCCCTGGCAGCAAGAAGGgctcacag GAGTGTTTCCAGTTCATCCTGCCAGCGCTTCCTCATGCCATCGACCTCCTGCGGGATGCGGTGGTCCGGGTGAAGGAGGTCCACAATGCCCTGGGGGACCTgccctccccacccccaccgcTGTCCCCTCTGCCACCGGTCACCAGCCCACACAAGCAGATGGAGGACAAGGGCGTCCAGTgcgaagaggaggacgaggagaagaAGGACAGCGGCGTGGCGTCCACCGAGGACAGCGGCTCCTCCCACATTACTGCAGCCGCCATCGCTGCCAAG AGCATGAAGCCCACCTCCAGCTACGCTGCTGTCATGGGGAAGGGTGGGCAGTCCACACCTGGTCTCCTGCCCCGTCCCCCTGCCCATTTCACCTGTTGCTGTGGAGACCAGTCG ATCCCAGACTCCATCATTTCACGAGGCGTGCAGGTGTTGCCACGAGATACAGCCTCCCTCAGCACCACGCCCTCAGAGTCGCCACGTGCCCAGCCCTCGCGGTTCTCCACTGCCTCCTGCCCCACCCCCAAG GCCTCTCGAAGAGAGTTCAGGGCAAACCTGGACGAGGTCATCACGCTCAAGTCAAGGTATTCTACCTTGGaccag CTCCACTCTAGGCTGGAGGGGCTCAGGACTGAGCGGCGCGGCCACCGGACCTTCGACTCGCGA GTGCAGTCACGATGTGGCAGCAAAGAGAACATCCTGAGAtcca GTCATAGCGCGGTAGACATCACCAAAGTGGCCCGGAGGCACCGCATGTCACCCTTCCCCCTGACCTCCATGGACAAGGCCTTCATCACTGTGCTGGAGATGACCGCAGTGTTGGGGACCGAGATCATCAACTACAGGG GACTCCGGGCCGCTGAGCCGAGCCTCGCGCTGCACCATAAAACCGTGTGGCCCCTCCCAGGCCTGGACTGGAAAAAAGCCCCTCAGTCGGCCACCCTGGGGCCAAAATCCAACAAGAGAGGTGTAGCCCATGCCAGCCCACCCCCCTGGCATCACACAG ATGGGATGGGTCGGGTTCTGGCCCAGGACGTTTATGCCAAAGACAACCTGCCCCCCTTCCCAGCCTCAGTAAAAGACGGATACGCTGTGAGAG CCGCTGACGGACCCGGCGACCGCTTCATCATTGGAGAATCACAGGCAGGAgagcag CCCACACATACAGTCATGCCAGGTCAAGTGATGCGTGTGACAACAGGCGCCCCCATCCCATGTGGTGCTGACGCTGTGGTGCAGGTTGAAGATACCGAGCTGCTGAGAGAATCTGAGGAT GGTACAGAAGAGCTGGAGGTGCGAATTCTGGTTCAGGCTCGGCCTGGACAGGACATCAG GCCCATCGGTCATGACATCAAGCGAGGGGAGTGTGTTCTGGCAAAGGGGACACACATGGGCCCGTCTGAGATCGGGCTGCTGGCCACCGTAGGGGTCACCGAGGTGGAGGTGCAGAAGTTCCCTGTGGTGGCCGTCATGTCCACAGGAAATGAG ctcttaAACCCAGAAGATGATCTCCACCCCGGGAAGATCAGAGACAGTAACCGCTCCACACTGTTAGCCACCATCCAGGAACATGGATACCCCACCATCAACCTGGGCATCGTGGGGGACAA TCCAGATGACCTCCTGAATGCCCTGAATGAGGGGATCAGCCGCGCTGATGTCATAATCACTTCAGGAGGGGTTTCCATGGGAGAGAag GACTACCTAAAGCAGGTGCTAGATATTGACCTCCATGCCCAGATCCACTTTGGCCGCGTCTTCATGAAGCCAGG TCTCCCCACTACTTTTGCCACGCTGGACACTGATGGTGCCCGGAAACTCATATTTGCGCTGCCAG GcaattttaccttcagagacACAGGCCCCACCCTCCTTGAAGCTCCGTCCATGAGTGACAGCGAGGCGAGCAGGCAGCCTGTTATCCCCCCGCCACGTGGAA GTAATCCCGTATCCGCCGTCGTCACCTGCAACCTCTTCGTCATCCCGGCTCTACGGAAGATGCAGGGAATCCTGGACCCGCGGCCGACCATCATCAAAGCGCGg TTGTCATGTGACGTGAAGCTGGACCCACGACCAGAATATCACCGCTGCATCCTGACCTGGCATCATCAGGAGCCGCTGCCATGGGCACAGagcacag GGAACCAGATGAGTAGCCGTCTCATGAGCATGCGCAGTGCCAACGGCCTGTTGATGCTGCCGCCCAAGACTGAGCAATACGTGGAGCTGCACAAAGGAGAGGTGGTGGACGTCATGGTCATCGGACGACTCTGA
- the LOC114784351 gene encoding gephyrin-like isoform X10 — translation MAADGMILTNHELQVRVGILTVSDSCFRNLAEDRSGVNLKDLVHDPSLLGGIIAAYKIVPDEIDEIKETLVDWCDDKELNLILTTGGTGFAPRDVTPEATREVIEREAPGMALAMLMGSLNVTPLGMLSRPVCGIRGKTLIINLPGSKKGSQECFQFILPALPHAIDLLRDAVVRVKEVHNALGDLPSPPPPLSPLPPVTSPHKQMEDKGVQCEEEDEEKKDSGVASTEDSGSSHITAAAIAAKSMKPTSSYAAVMGKGGQSTPGLLPRPPAHFTCCCGDQSIPDSIISRGVQVLPRDTASLSTTPSESPRAQPSRFSTASCPTPKASRREFRANLDEVITLKSRYSTLDQLHSRLEGLRTERRGHRTFDSRVQSRCGSKENILRSSHSAVDITKVARRHRMSPFPLTSMDKAFITVLEMTAVLGTEIINYRAGLRAAEPSLALHHKTVWPLPGLDWKKAPQSATLGPKSNKRGVAHASPPPWHHTDGMGRVLAQDVYAKDNLPPFPASVKDGYAVRAADGPGDRFIIGESQAGEQPTHTVMPGQVMRVTTGAPIPCGADAVVQVEDTELLRESEDGTEELEVRILVQARPGQDIRPIGHDIKRGECVLAKGTHMGPSEIGLLATVGVTEVEVQKFPVVAVMSTGNELLNPEDDLHPGKIRDSNRSTLLATIQEHGYPTINLGIVGDNPDDLLNALNEGISRADVIITSGGVSMGEKDYLKQVLDIDLHAQIHFGRVFMKPGLPTTFATLDTDGARKLIFALPAAAVPPFVLQAVPIEPPFIQSRPQSIKKPTCGP, via the exons GCTTGGCGGCATCATTGCTGCATACAAAATCGTCCCTGATGAGATCGATGAGATAAAG GAGACACTGGTGGACTGGTGTGATGATAAGGAGCTCAACCTCATCCTGACCACTGGAGGCACCGGCTTCGCCCCGCGGGATGTCACTCCGGAG gccACCAGAGAAGTGATTGAGAGGGAGGCTCCAGGAATGGCCCTCGCTATGCTGATGGGTTCTCTTAATGTTACACCCCTCGGCATGCTGTCCAG GCCGGTGTGTGGAATCAGAGGGAAAACCCTCATCATTAATCTCCCTGGCAGCAAGAAGGgctcacag GAGTGTTTCCAGTTCATCCTGCCAGCGCTTCCTCATGCCATCGACCTCCTGCGGGATGCGGTGGTCCGGGTGAAGGAGGTCCACAATGCCCTGGGGGACCTgccctccccacccccaccgcTGTCCCCTCTGCCACCGGTCACCAGCCCACACAAGCAGATGGAGGACAAGGGCGTCCAGTgcgaagaggaggacgaggagaagaAGGACAGCGGCGTGGCGTCCACCGAGGACAGCGGCTCCTCCCACATTACTGCAGCCGCCATCGCTGCCAAG AGCATGAAGCCCACCTCCAGCTACGCTGCTGTCATGGGGAAGGGTGGGCAGTCCACACCTGGTCTCCTGCCCCGTCCCCCTGCCCATTTCACCTGTTGCTGTGGAGACCAGTCG ATCCCAGACTCCATCATTTCACGAGGCGTGCAGGTGTTGCCACGAGATACAGCCTCCCTCAGCACCACGCCCTCAGAGTCGCCACGTGCCCAGCCCTCGCGGTTCTCCACTGCCTCCTGCCCCACCCCCAAG GCCTCTCGAAGAGAGTTCAGGGCAAACCTGGACGAGGTCATCACGCTCAAGTCAAGGTATTCTACCTTGGaccag CTCCACTCTAGGCTGGAGGGGCTCAGGACTGAGCGGCGCGGCCACCGGACCTTCGACTCGCGA GTGCAGTCACGATGTGGCAGCAAAGAGAACATCCTGAGAtcca GTCATAGCGCGGTAGACATCACCAAAGTGGCCCGGAGGCACCGCATGTCACCCTTCCCCCTGACCTCCATGGACAAGGCCTTCATCACTGTGCTGGAGATGACCGCAGTGTTGGGGACCGAGATCATCAACTACAGGG CAGGACTCCGGGCCGCTGAGCCGAGCCTCGCGCTGCACCATAAAACCGTGTGGCCCCTCCCAGGCCTGGACTGGAAAAAAGCCCCTCAGTCGGCCACCCTGGGGCCAAAATCCAACAAGAGAGGTGTAGCCCATGCCAGCCCACCCCCCTGGCATCACACAG ATGGGATGGGTCGGGTTCTGGCCCAGGACGTTTATGCCAAAGACAACCTGCCCCCCTTCCCAGCCTCAGTAAAAGACGGATACGCTGTGAGAG CCGCTGACGGACCCGGCGACCGCTTCATCATTGGAGAATCACAGGCAGGAgagcag CCCACACATACAGTCATGCCAGGTCAAGTGATGCGTGTGACAACAGGCGCCCCCATCCCATGTGGTGCTGACGCTGTGGTGCAGGTTGAAGATACCGAGCTGCTGAGAGAATCTGAGGAT GGTACAGAAGAGCTGGAGGTGCGAATTCTGGTTCAGGCTCGGCCTGGACAGGACATCAG GCCCATCGGTCATGACATCAAGCGAGGGGAGTGTGTTCTGGCAAAGGGGACACACATGGGCCCGTCTGAGATCGGGCTGCTGGCCACCGTAGGGGTCACCGAGGTGGAGGTGCAGAAGTTCCCTGTGGTGGCCGTCATGTCCACAGGAAATGAG ctcttaAACCCAGAAGATGATCTCCACCCCGGGAAGATCAGAGACAGTAACCGCTCCACACTGTTAGCCACCATCCAGGAACATGGATACCCCACCATCAACCTGGGCATCGTGGGGGACAA TCCAGATGACCTCCTGAATGCCCTGAATGAGGGGATCAGCCGCGCTGATGTCATAATCACTTCAGGAGGGGTTTCCATGGGAGAGAag GACTACCTAAAGCAGGTGCTAGATATTGACCTCCATGCCCAGATCCACTTTGGCCGCGTCTTCATGAAGCCAGG TCTCCCCACTACTTTTGCCACGCTGGACACTGATGGTGCCCGGAAACTCATATTTGCGCTGCCAG ctgctgctgttccGCCCTTTGTGCTCCAAGCTGTCCCCATAGAGCCGCCCTTTATCCAGTCCCGCCCACAATCAATCAAGAAGCCCACATGTGGACCCTGA